The Pseudolabrys sp. FHR47 genome contains a region encoding:
- a CDS encoding glycosyltransferase: protein MPRVSIVIRTKDRLLFLVRSLLSVQQQSFLDWEIIIVNDGGDAAALDQLLEQVPDVVRDRTGVIHHATSKGRWAAANAGVRAARGDLVVIHDDDDSWHEAFLATMVSALDSQPSSVGGVVCHSQYIDEVVIDGSVTQKGIRPFNAWLQNVTLFRMAARNFIPPISFLYRARMHEELGWYREELPVLGDWDFYMRLLSRFDIQLVPRVLANYHLRPADAGERFGNSVAAGIQSHTAVEAGILNALLRQDLSEGRIGLGTIANLAYDLRELRERASTTAINLDGLIRMARGRTQV from the coding sequence ATGCCCCGCGTTTCCATCGTCATCCGCACCAAGGATCGGCTGCTGTTTCTGGTGCGCAGCCTGCTCAGCGTCCAGCAGCAAAGTTTCCTGGATTGGGAGATCATCATCGTCAATGACGGTGGCGATGCCGCGGCGCTCGACCAACTGCTCGAACAGGTACCCGATGTCGTTCGGGACAGGACCGGCGTCATTCATCACGCCACTTCCAAGGGCCGTTGGGCGGCCGCCAATGCCGGCGTGAGGGCGGCGCGCGGCGATCTTGTGGTCATTCACGACGACGACGACAGCTGGCATGAGGCATTCCTGGCGACGATGGTGTCGGCACTCGACAGCCAACCGTCATCGGTTGGCGGCGTCGTCTGCCATTCGCAATACATCGACGAAGTGGTGATCGACGGCAGCGTGACGCAGAAGGGTATCCGGCCGTTCAATGCCTGGTTGCAGAACGTGACGCTGTTCCGCATGGCGGCGCGGAATTTCATTCCGCCGATCTCATTTCTCTACCGCGCCCGGATGCACGAGGAGCTGGGATGGTACCGTGAGGAACTGCCGGTCCTCGGCGACTGGGATTTCTATATGCGGCTGTTGTCGCGATTCGACATCCAGCTTGTTCCGCGCGTGCTGGCCAACTATCACCTGCGGCCCGCCGATGCAGGCGAGCGGTTTGGCAATTCGGTGGCCGCCGGCATTCAGAGCCACACGGCGGTGGAAGCCGGCATCCTCAATGCGCTGCTGCGCCAGGACTTGTCCGAAGGCCGGATCGGCCTCGGTACGATCGCCAATCTCGCTTACGACCTTCGCGAGTTACGCGAGCGCGCGTCGACAACGGCGATCAATCTTGACGGCCTGATCCGAATGGCCCGAGGCCGGACACAGGTATGA
- a CDS encoding glycosyltransferase: MTALEPDFDIRFSNARQGAEMVELISWADIVWLEWCLEPAVWATRNVDMRAQGKKVIVRLHSTEVIDGSFPHQVNWEEVDDLVFVSEDIRDELLKQMPQLSRRVRHSVISNGIDCDRFAPGDSAGNPHHIAWVGDVAMKKNPMLALQILRRLVDIDPGYHLHVAGEVNCPRTARYLAHLIATMGLKQSISFYGRIADIETWYRDKGVLLSTTLYESFGMNIGEAMASGCWPVVHDFPGAVKTWPSETLFATVDQAVERIREAAPNKYRSFVTERYSIARQMEAIRGLLGAEPASLFDPHRYWEDRHTALKGSIRSVAHIGLSEEQNREDYAVNAEHLRAALLAKFPEPAGKVLFDAGCGTGVVSALCAELGFQVVGADFSEAAIAQAQTRVPAGTFIVKAFDQVVLPPVDAVICLDVFFHIIDDALWARAFKKLALDLKPGGRLIVLEHFARTKSRARHVRWRSRDLYDQAAAGLDLALSEVVTYRLPHVDAEKTLLVFDKVMVGAPALAPSDAEERAMPVSAG, encoded by the coding sequence ATGACCGCGCTGGAGCCGGATTTCGACATCAGGTTCTCCAATGCGCGCCAAGGCGCCGAGATGGTCGAACTCATTTCGTGGGCCGACATCGTCTGGCTGGAATGGTGTCTGGAGCCGGCCGTCTGGGCCACCAGGAATGTCGATATGCGCGCGCAGGGCAAGAAAGTCATTGTGCGGCTGCATTCCACCGAGGTCATCGACGGAAGCTTCCCGCATCAGGTCAACTGGGAGGAAGTCGATGATCTGGTCTTCGTCAGCGAGGACATCCGCGACGAGCTTTTAAAGCAGATGCCACAGCTGTCCCGTCGCGTGCGGCATTCGGTCATCTCGAACGGCATCGACTGCGACCGGTTCGCACCAGGAGACAGTGCGGGAAATCCTCACCACATCGCCTGGGTCGGCGACGTCGCGATGAAGAAGAACCCGATGCTGGCGCTGCAGATATTGCGGCGCCTGGTCGATATCGACCCCGGTTATCATCTGCATGTCGCCGGTGAAGTTAACTGCCCGCGCACGGCGCGGTACCTCGCTCACCTCATCGCGACCATGGGTCTCAAGCAGTCGATCAGTTTCTATGGGCGGATCGCCGATATCGAGACCTGGTATCGCGACAAAGGCGTGCTGCTGTCGACGACACTTTACGAAAGCTTCGGAATGAACATCGGCGAGGCGATGGCGAGCGGTTGTTGGCCGGTCGTTCATGATTTCCCCGGTGCGGTGAAGACCTGGCCGTCGGAAACCTTGTTTGCGACCGTCGATCAGGCGGTCGAACGTATCCGGGAGGCCGCGCCGAATAAATATCGTTCGTTCGTGACCGAGCGTTATTCGATCGCCCGCCAGATGGAGGCCATTCGCGGCCTGCTCGGCGCCGAGCCTGCCAGCCTCTTCGATCCGCATCGCTACTGGGAAGATCGCCATACCGCGTTAAAAGGGTCGATCCGCAGCGTCGCTCACATCGGCTTGAGCGAGGAACAGAACCGGGAGGACTATGCTGTCAACGCCGAGCACCTGCGGGCGGCGCTGCTGGCAAAGTTTCCCGAGCCGGCGGGAAAGGTGTTGTTCGACGCGGGTTGCGGCACCGGCGTGGTTAGCGCGCTGTGCGCCGAGCTCGGCTTTCAAGTCGTCGGTGCCGATTTTTCGGAAGCCGCCATTGCCCAGGCCCAAACGCGGGTCCCGGCCGGCACCTTTATCGTGAAGGCCTTCGATCAGGTCGTGTTGCCGCCGGTCGATGCCGTCATCTGCCTCGACGTGTTCTTTCATATTATCGATGATGCTTTGTGGGCGCGCGCTTTCAAGAAGCTGGCGCTGGATCTCAAGCCCGGTGGCCGGCTCATTGTGCTGGAGCACTTCGCGCGGACGAAAAGCAGGGCACGTCATGTGCGCTGGCGTTCGAGGGATCTCTATGATCAGGCGGCGGCGGGCCTCGATCTGGCACTGAGCGAGGTGGTTACGTATCGTTTACCCCATGTCGACGCTGAGAAAACCCTGCTGGTGTTCGACAAGGTGATGGTGGGAGCGCCCGCCCTTGCGCCGTCCGATGCGGAAGAGCGCGCCATGCCGGTTTCGGCAGGCTAG
- a CDS encoding VOC family protein, which yields METMELHRGRLIDHIQLVVDDLAAARRFYEAVFKVLDIPLAGSGDDYFWADELFISIPSSEAALGKTTGRHHLAFQAKDEATVDAFYKAALAAGGKDNGAPGKRKYHPGYYAAFVLDPAGNNIEAVYHGPARRSAPSVKVEFEM from the coding sequence ATGGAAACGATGGAACTGCATCGCGGTCGCCTGATCGATCACATCCAGCTCGTGGTCGACGACCTTGCCGCGGCGCGGCGCTTTTACGAAGCGGTGTTCAAGGTGCTGGACATTCCGCTGGCGGGCAGCGGCGACGATTATTTCTGGGCCGACGAACTGTTCATCTCGATACCCAGCAGCGAGGCGGCGCTCGGCAAGACAACAGGGCGGCATCATCTGGCATTCCAGGCCAAGGACGAGGCGACGGTCGATGCCTTCTACAAGGCGGCGCTGGCAGCTGGCGGTAAGGACAACGGCGCGCCGGGCAAGCGCAAATATCATCCCGGCTATTACGCGGCTTTCGTTCTCGATCCCGCCGGCAACAATATCGAGGCCGTCTATCACGGCCCGGCGCGCCGCTCGGCGCCGAGCGTGAAGGTCGAGTTCGAGATGTAG
- a CDS encoding TerC family protein, protein MDLSFLFADWLGTPVWMWLGFIAVVIALLVFDLGVLHRDHREIEVRESLILSAGYIGLGLAFGGWVWWQLGAEPGMNYLTGFVVEKTLALDNVFVIALIFSFFAVPRKYQHRVLFWGILGVIVLRAIMIGLGAALVSQFGWVLYIFAAFLILTGIKMLWMGDKEPEIGNNPVIGFLRRRFKVTDEHHGPNFFVRKLDPRTGKMVRYITPLFMALVMVEIADVIFAVDSVPAIFAITTDPFIVYTSNIFAILGLRALYFALAAMIHRFTYLKPALAIVLLFIGGKIFVADLLGIEKVPAALSLGVTFAIIAAGVVWSLVKTRHSPASTKEAGA, encoded by the coding sequence GTGGACTTGTCGTTTCTGTTCGCCGACTGGCTGGGCACGCCGGTCTGGATGTGGCTTGGCTTTATCGCGGTCGTCATCGCCTTGCTGGTGTTCGACCTCGGCGTTCTTCACCGCGACCATCGCGAGATCGAGGTGCGCGAAAGCCTGATCCTGTCGGCGGGCTATATCGGTCTTGGCCTCGCCTTTGGCGGCTGGGTCTGGTGGCAACTCGGCGCCGAACCCGGCATGAACTACCTGACCGGCTTCGTCGTCGAGAAGACTTTGGCGCTCGATAATGTCTTCGTCATCGCGCTGATCTTCTCGTTCTTCGCGGTACCGAGGAAGTATCAGCACAGGGTGCTGTTCTGGGGCATTCTCGGCGTGATCGTGCTGCGCGCCATCATGATCGGATTAGGCGCGGCGCTCGTCTCGCAGTTCGGTTGGGTGCTCTACATCTTCGCAGCCTTCCTGATCCTGACCGGTATCAAGATGCTGTGGATGGGCGACAAGGAGCCCGAGATCGGCAACAACCCGGTCATCGGCTTCCTGCGGCGGCGCTTCAAAGTCACGGACGAGCATCACGGGCCGAATTTCTTCGTCAGGAAACTCGATCCGCGGACCGGCAAGATGGTCCGTTACATCACGCCGCTGTTCATGGCGCTGGTCATGGTCGAGATCGCCGACGTGATCTTCGCGGTGGATTCGGTGCCGGCGATTTTCGCCATCACCACCGACCCGTTCATCGTCTACACGTCCAACATCTTCGCCATCCTCGGCCTGCGTGCGCTGTATTTCGCGCTCGCCGCGATGATCCACCGCTTCACCTATCTGAAGCCGGCGCTGGCGATCGTGCTGCTCTTCATCGGCGGCAAGATCTTCGTCGCCGATCTGCTGGGCATCGAGAAGGTGCCCGCCGCGCTGTCGCTCGGTGTCACCTTCGCGATCATCGCGGCCGGCGTCGTCTGGAGTCTCGTCAAGACGCGGCACTCACCTGCATCGACCAAGGAGGCGGGTGCATAG
- a CDS encoding hydrogen peroxide-inducible genes activator, translating into MPFRPTLRQLEYVVALAEFGHFGKAARRCHASQPTLSVQIGLVEEGLGVQLFERTPTAVLITPAGEKFIHGARLTLAAMNDLMDSVASDTRALGGTVRLGTPPSFGPYFLPTFLPPIHRTYPDLKIYIAEDRPAAIEASVAEGLLDCGIGPACEQPGLTFMRIGTERFFLGVPADHRLASQATAHVSDLKGERLLALGSGNRLLENVRHLAQVSAAIVVDDYEGTSLDAIRQMVSIGMGCSLFPELYARAEFRNAEDVRLLEIEDWQETRTVGLYFRDTSGRKRHFEELAAEARRAAAKLGISAAA; encoded by the coding sequence ATGCCCTTTCGCCCCACCCTCCGCCAACTGGAATATGTGGTCGCGCTGGCCGAATTCGGCCATTTCGGCAAGGCCGCGCGCCGCTGCCACGCCTCCCAGCCGACCTTGTCGGTCCAGATCGGGCTGGTCGAGGAAGGTCTCGGCGTCCAGTTGTTCGAGCGCACGCCGACCGCCGTACTGATCACGCCGGCCGGGGAAAAGTTCATTCACGGCGCCCGCCTGACGCTCGCAGCCATGAACGACCTCATGGATTCGGTGGCGAGCGATACGCGCGCGCTAGGCGGCACCGTGCGGCTTGGCACGCCGCCGAGCTTCGGCCCCTACTTCCTGCCGACCTTCCTGCCGCCGATCCATCGCACCTATCCCGATCTGAAAATCTACATCGCCGAGGACCGCCCGGCCGCGATCGAGGCATCGGTCGCCGAAGGCCTGCTCGATTGCGGCATCGGACCGGCGTGCGAGCAGCCCGGACTGACGTTCATGCGCATCGGCACCGAACGGTTCTTTCTCGGCGTGCCCGCCGACCACCGGCTCGCATCGCAGGCGACCGCGCACGTTTCCGACCTCAAGGGCGAGCGTCTGCTGGCGCTGGGCAGCGGCAACCGGCTTCTGGAAAATGTCCGCCATCTGGCGCAAGTCAGCGCTGCAATCGTCGTCGACGACTATGAAGGCACCAGCCTCGACGCCATCAGGCAGATGGTCTCGATCGGCATGGGCTGCTCGCTTTTCCCCGAACTTTACGCCCGCGCCGAGTTTCGCAATGCGGAGGATGTGCGGCTGCTCGAGATCGAGGACTGGCAGGAGACGCGCACCGTCGGTCTCTATTTTCGCGATACCAGCGGACGCAAGCGCCATTTCGAAGAGCTTGCCGCCGAGGCACGCCGCGCCGCGGCAAAGCTCGGGATCAGCGCAGCTGCTTAG
- the arsK gene encoding arsenite efflux MFS transporter ArsK gives MRLGTDVAALGLSQIIGYGTLYYSFSILAPSMAQDFGWSTEWLFGAFSVALLIGGLAAPLAGRWIDRVGAGRMMSIGSLVAAAALVACAIAPSGASFVPALLASEIVSTLVQYGAAFSLLVQRHHDRAQRSIVYLTLVAGFASTIFWPLTTWLHGVLTWQQVYLVFAAAHVVLCLPIHIWLSRPVTDSVIRPKDEAGSTSGAVRTDDGLLAPDARRKGFMLMAAAFAFESFISSATLVHMLPMLQALGLGLTSVVVGTIFGPSQVVIRFINMVFGKELSQVTLALFSAALLPAGLVVLLVSAPSFTGAVLFAIVFGMGSGLYSIVGGTLPLALFGARGYGARQGQVMSVRLVVGSVAPFAFAVMMDRISVEGALAMSAILGSGGVLMLLAIKRLVREPSPDV, from the coding sequence ATGCGGCTTGGGACCGATGTCGCCGCGCTGGGGCTTTCCCAGATCATTGGCTACGGCACGCTCTATTACAGCTTCAGCATCCTCGCTCCGTCGATGGCGCAAGACTTCGGCTGGTCGACCGAATGGCTCTTCGGTGCGTTTTCGGTTGCCTTGCTGATCGGCGGGCTTGCCGCGCCGCTGGCGGGGCGATGGATCGATCGTGTCGGCGCCGGGCGGATGATGAGCATCGGATCGCTGGTCGCGGCAGCGGCGCTGGTGGCCTGCGCGATAGCACCCTCCGGTGCTTCATTCGTGCCGGCGCTGCTGGCGAGCGAGATTGTCTCGACGCTCGTTCAATACGGCGCTGCGTTTTCGCTGCTCGTGCAGCGTCATCACGACAGGGCCCAGCGCAGCATCGTCTACCTGACGCTGGTCGCGGGCTTTGCCTCGACGATTTTCTGGCCGCTGACCACCTGGCTGCACGGCGTTCTGACCTGGCAACAGGTCTATCTGGTCTTCGCCGCCGCGCATGTGGTGCTGTGTCTGCCCATTCATATCTGGTTGTCGCGACCGGTCACGGACAGCGTTATCCGTCCGAAGGACGAAGCGGGCAGCACATCAGGCGCCGTCCGCACGGACGACGGCCTGCTCGCACCGGATGCACGCCGCAAAGGCTTCATGCTGATGGCGGCGGCTTTCGCATTCGAGAGCTTCATCAGTTCGGCCACTCTCGTTCACATGTTGCCGATGCTCCAGGCGCTGGGGCTCGGACTGACCAGCGTTGTTGTCGGCACGATTTTCGGGCCGTCACAGGTGGTGATCCGCTTCATCAACATGGTGTTCGGCAAGGAGTTGTCGCAGGTGACGCTGGCGCTGTTTTCCGCCGCGCTGCTGCCGGCCGGGCTTGTCGTGCTGCTGGTCAGTGCGCCGTCCTTTACCGGAGCGGTGCTGTTCGCCATCGTCTTCGGCATGGGCAGTGGGCTTTACAGCATTGTCGGGGGGACCTTGCCGCTGGCGCTGTTCGGCGCGCGCGGCTATGGCGCCCGGCAGGGCCAGGTCATGTCCGTGCGACTGGTCGTCGGCTCGGTTGCGCCTTTCGCTTTCGCGGTGATGATGGACCGCATCAGCGTCGAGGGCGCGCTGGCGATGTCGGCGATTCTCGGCAGCGGTGGCGTGCTGATGCTGCTGGCGATCAAACGGCTGGTGCGCGAGCCTTCGCCTGACGTCTAA
- a CDS encoding DMT family transporter encodes MSLIPAGWGNGLLGVIIFSGSLPATRVGVADFSPMFLTSARAAIAAVLGAAFLFALRQARPSRADMVPLTIVAVGVVVGFPLFTALALQHITSAHSIVYIGLLPLSTAMFGVLRGGERPKPAFWIFSVIGAATVAGFALYNSDSASVTGDLMMVAAILLCGLGYAEGATLSRRFGGWQVISWALLMSLPLMAAVALMTMPVSWSGIGVPAWVALAYVSVFSMLVGFIFWYRGLAQGGIAVVGQLQLLQPFFGLMLAALLLHESVAWGMIASTAVVVLCVAGAKRFA; translated from the coding sequence GTGTCATTGATACCAGCCGGGTGGGGCAATGGGCTGCTCGGCGTCATCATCTTCAGCGGCTCGCTGCCGGCGACGCGGGTCGGTGTCGCCGATTTCTCGCCAATGTTTCTGACATCAGCGCGGGCGGCGATTGCCGCTGTGCTCGGTGCCGCCTTCCTGTTCGCGCTGCGGCAGGCACGGCCGTCGCGCGCCGACATGGTGCCGCTGACGATCGTGGCTGTTGGCGTTGTGGTCGGCTTTCCGCTGTTCACGGCGCTGGCGCTGCAGCACATCACCTCGGCGCATTCCATCGTCTATATCGGCCTGTTGCCGCTTTCGACCGCGATGTTCGGTGTGCTGCGCGGCGGCGAGAGGCCGAAGCCCGCATTCTGGATTTTCTCGGTCATCGGCGCCGCTACCGTCGCTGGCTTTGCGCTCTACAACAGCGACAGCGCCTCCGTAACGGGCGACCTGATGATGGTGGCGGCGATCCTCTTGTGCGGCCTCGGCTATGCCGAAGGCGCGACACTGTCCCGCCGGTTCGGCGGCTGGCAGGTGATTTCCTGGGCGCTGCTGATGTCGCTGCCTTTGATGGCGGCGGTTGCGCTCATGACGATGCCCGTCTCATGGAGCGGCATCGGTGTGCCGGCTTGGGTCGCGCTCGCCTATGTGTCGGTGTTCAGCATGCTGGTCGGCTTCATCTTCTGGTATCGCGGGCTGGCGCAGGGCGGCATCGCCGTGGTCGGGCAGCTCCAATTGCTGCAGCCGTTCTTCGGGCTGATGCTGGCGGCGCTGCTGCTGCACGAATCCGTGGCCTGGGGCATGATCGCCTCGACGGCGGTCGTCGTCCTGTGCGTGGCGGGCGCCAAGCGCTTTGCGTGA
- a CDS encoding SDR family NAD(P)-dependent oxidoreductase, with protein MARLKDKVAIITGGAGGIGSATGRLFAAEGAKVVLADIDRAALDAVIDDIRDSVAGAEVLPVVCDVGQESAAAAIVSATLAKFGHIDVLVNNAGVRSYEPLDAAKAETWQKILSVNLLSYAYLAREALPALRESGKGAIVNVSSAHAFCPRSGMGQYDVAKAGIISLTKTLAFEEVGRGVRVNAVCPGLTLTPFHVRRFAKEGKSERDLREERTNHNIQQRWADPIEVAYPILWLACDEASFVTASVLMADGGTRV; from the coding sequence ATGGCGCGCCTGAAGGACAAAGTTGCGATCATCACCGGCGGTGCCGGCGGCATCGGTTCGGCAACGGGCAGGTTGTTCGCCGCCGAAGGCGCGAAGGTGGTGCTGGCCGATATCGATCGGGCCGCGCTCGATGCCGTCATCGATGATATCCGCGACAGCGTGGCCGGCGCCGAGGTCTTGCCGGTTGTCTGCGACGTCGGACAGGAAAGCGCGGCGGCGGCGATTGTGTCGGCGACGCTCGCGAAGTTCGGCCACATCGATGTGCTGGTGAATAATGCCGGGGTGCGTTCCTACGAGCCGCTCGACGCGGCCAAAGCCGAGACCTGGCAGAAGATTTTGTCGGTCAATCTCCTGAGCTACGCCTACTTGGCGCGCGAGGCGTTGCCGGCGCTGCGGGAGTCGGGGAAGGGCGCGATCGTCAACGTTTCGTCGGCGCACGCCTTCTGCCCGCGGTCAGGAATGGGGCAATACGACGTCGCCAAGGCAGGAATCATATCGCTGACCAAGACGCTGGCCTTCGAAGAAGTCGGCCGCGGCGTCAGGGTGAACGCAGTTTGCCCGGGCCTCACGCTGACGCCGTTCCACGTTCGTCGCTTTGCCAAGGAGGGCAAGAGCGAGCGGGACCTGCGCGAAGAGAGGACCAATCACAACATTCAGCAGCGCTGGGCCGATCCCATCGAGGTCGCCTATCCGATCCTGTGGCTGGCTTGCGACGAGGCGTCCTTCGTGACCGCTTCGGTGCTGATGGCGGACGGCGGCACGCGGGTGTGA
- a CDS encoding GNAT family N-acetyltransferase: MKSDNAPSGITLEPAEPADLPDFKTALRQSFSVAVTEAFGAVADGSIPSDDDVEESFSSPGTSVFHIVSDGRKVGGVVLTIDDVTHRNALDLLFISPENHGRGIGHKAWLAIEARYPDTKVWETHTPYFEKRNIHFYVNKCGFKIVDFYNAHHPLPDKPPIDALPGGGEFFRFEKVMSE, from the coding sequence TTGAAGAGCGATAATGCACCGAGCGGCATCACGCTCGAACCAGCCGAGCCGGCGGACCTGCCGGACTTCAAGACAGCCCTGCGCCAATCATTCTCCGTGGCCGTGACCGAAGCCTTCGGTGCGGTCGCTGACGGTTCGATCCCTTCCGACGACGACGTGGAGGAATCTTTCAGCAGCCCGGGCACCTCCGTCTTTCACATCGTCTCGGATGGACGAAAGGTTGGCGGCGTTGTGCTGACGATCGATGACGTCACGCATCGCAACGCGCTTGATCTCCTCTTCATATCGCCAGAGAATCACGGCCGCGGCATCGGCCACAAGGCATGGCTCGCCATCGAAGCTCGCTACCCGGACACGAAAGTCTGGGAAACGCACACGCCATATTTCGAGAAGCGTAATATCCACTTCTACGTCAACAAATGCGGCTTCAAGATCGTCGACTTTTACAACGCGCATCACCCGTTGCCCGACAAGCCTCCCATTGACGCCCTGCCCGGCGGAGGCGAGTTTTTCCGGTTCGAGAAGGTGATGAGCGAATAG